In a genomic window of Pseudomonadota bacterium:
- a CDS encoding transposase, which translates to MPVKPWGTGPGHRSLRRGRWSLPHHAYLITTVTHERNPIFRDLCVARILIHEMRYHEQSGWLRSLAWVVMPDHLHWLFILERSCSLAQLIKSLKGRSARSINGGLRRSGRVWQQSFHDHGVRDDEDLRVLARYVVANPLRAGLVERLAEYPHWDAVWLD; encoded by the coding sequence ATGCCGGTCAAACCATGGGGCACGGGTCCCGGTCATCGTTCGTTACGACGTGGCCGGTGGTCTTTACCGCATCATGCCTATCTGATTACGACGGTCACCCACGAACGAAATCCTATTTTTCGCGACCTGTGTGTCGCGCGCATTCTGATCCACGAAATGCGTTACCACGAGCAGTCAGGCTGGCTTCGGTCCTTGGCTTGGGTGGTGATGCCGGATCACCTGCATTGGCTGTTCATATTGGAGCGATCCTGTTCGCTCGCGCAGTTGATCAAGTCACTCAAGGGGAGATCGGCCCGCAGCATCAATGGGGGCCTGCGGCGCAGTGGTCGTGTCTGGCAACAGAGCTTCCATGATCACGGTGTGCGCGATGACGAAGACCTGCGGGTGCTGGCGCGATACGTGGTGGCCAACCCGCTGCGGGCCGGATTGGTTGAGAGGTTGGCGGAGTATCCCCATTGGGATGCTGTCTGGCTGGATTGA